A window from Candidatus Binatia bacterium encodes these proteins:
- a CDS encoding sigma-54-dependent Fis family transcriptional regulator has translation MSSPTGESADSRVLRERNLYRRLLDLGSCDELEPFLDEALRMVTALVGAHQGYLELTGEEGTSGTPTWWAAHGFAEHEIANVRAALSSGIIAEALQTGRTVVTNSALSDSRFGNLESVRHGRIQAVLCAPIGDPPLGCLYLQRRLEPGAFSEADRSEVETFARHVAPFADRLIIKRLSREAQDPTRSLRARLRLSGVVGRSRALATALREAALAAPLDVDVLLSGESGTGKTQLARVIHDNSARAGRPFVELNCAAIPEALVESELFGALPGAHSTASRRIDGKIAAAAHGTLVLDEIGELSLAAQAKLLQLLQSRVYYPLGSSRPERADVRVIAASNTDLAAAVQANRFREDLYYRLDVVLIRMPSLAERRDDVPLLAEHFCAEACARHRLPHAKLSVQALRALQAAEWPGNVRQLAHTVEAAVIRASGLGSLTVETSHIFRGAAQSAAQATEAERLTFQEATRRFQADLLQRTFEETGWNVQETARRLEITRSHVYNLIKAFGLERGAKEDAARG, from the coding sequence GTGAGCTCCCCGACGGGCGAATCGGCCGACAGTCGCGTTCTGCGGGAGCGCAACCTCTACCGGCGTCTTCTCGACCTCGGCTCCTGCGACGAGCTCGAGCCGTTCCTGGACGAAGCGCTGCGCATGGTCACCGCGCTGGTCGGAGCGCACCAGGGCTACCTCGAGCTGACCGGCGAGGAGGGGACGAGCGGAACGCCCACGTGGTGGGCGGCGCACGGCTTCGCGGAGCACGAGATCGCGAACGTCCGCGCCGCGCTGTCGAGCGGCATCATCGCGGAGGCGCTGCAGACCGGACGGACGGTCGTCACCAACTCCGCGCTCAGCGACAGCCGCTTCGGCAACCTCGAGAGCGTGCGGCACGGCCGCATCCAGGCGGTGCTGTGCGCGCCGATCGGCGATCCACCGCTCGGTTGCCTCTACCTCCAGCGTCGCCTCGAGCCCGGAGCGTTCAGCGAGGCGGATCGCAGCGAGGTCGAAACCTTTGCGCGCCACGTCGCCCCGTTCGCGGATCGCCTGATCATCAAGCGTCTCTCGCGTGAGGCGCAGGACCCGACGCGCTCGCTGCGCGCCCGCCTGCGTCTCTCGGGCGTCGTCGGGCGTAGCCGCGCGCTCGCGACCGCGCTGCGCGAGGCCGCGCTCGCCGCACCGCTCGACGTCGACGTGCTGCTGAGCGGCGAATCCGGCACCGGCAAGACGCAGCTCGCGCGCGTCATCCACGACAACAGCGCCCGCGCCGGGCGTCCGTTCGTCGAGCTCAACTGCGCGGCGATCCCCGAAGCGCTCGTCGAGAGCGAGCTGTTCGGCGCCTTGCCCGGCGCGCACTCGACGGCGTCGCGGCGCATCGACGGCAAGATCGCCGCCGCCGCGCACGGCACGCTCGTGCTCGACGAGATCGGTGAGCTGTCGCTCGCGGCGCAAGCGAAGCTCCTGCAGCTGCTGCAGTCGCGCGTCTACTATCCGCTCGGCAGCTCGCGTCCCGAGCGCGCCGACGTGCGCGTCATCGCCGCGAGCAATACGGATCTTGCGGCGGCGGTCCAGGCGAACCGCTTCCGCGAGGACCTGTACTACCGGCTCGACGTCGTGCTGATCCGCATGCCGTCGCTCGCGGAGCGCCGCGATGACGTTCCCTTGCTCGCGGAGCACTTCTGCGCCGAAGCGTGCGCGCGCCACCGTCTGCCGCACGCGAAGCTCTCGGTGCAGGCGCTGCGCGCGCTGCAAGCCGCCGAGTGGCCGGGCAACGTGCGCCAGCTCGCGCACACGGTCGAGGCCGCCGTGATCCGCGCGAGCGGGCTCGGGTCGTTGACCGTCGAGACCTCGCACATCTTCCGCGGCGCCGCGCAGAGCGCCGCGCAGGCGACGGAGGCCGAACGCTTGACGTTCCAGGAGGCGACGCGCCGCTTTCAGGCGGACCTTCTGCAGCGCACGTTCGAGGAAACCGGCTGGAACGTGCAGGAGACGGCGCGCCGCCTCGAGATCACGCGCTCGCACGTCTACAACCTGATCAAGGCCTTCGGGCTCGAGCGCGGCGCGAAGGAGGACGCTGCGCGCGGCTAG